A genomic window from Montipora capricornis isolate CH-2021 chromosome 8, ASM3666992v2, whole genome shotgun sequence includes:
- the LOC138058900 gene encoding uncharacterized protein: MAGKKQRSSYRPKRKGKGFGGSKRKGKLGENTPLAAAIIDRETPSTSHEEPDLSDSECAQPLSSSAKKVKLYHSPDESSKCLDDESTEQCEATGYRLINLESLSSVLSEAHECEEANIILQENESGRAGLKSDLTITSSACDESISFQTSANITKRGKSFDVNKRAVYHSLESGTGYEGLASFCGIMNMPCMSTSAYQKQVDSILEVVEDYTKEELTQAGQRLRNIVLDENPDLDKDDTLDVAVSFDGTWAKRGFTSLTGVVFAISVDSGEVLDYTVLSKACQKCSLKQSQCEGDDERFQEWTREHLASGECDINFNGSSPAMEAEGASILWRRSIELHNMHYKWIVSDGDSKAFNTVENVYDDCKVIKLDCVGHVQKRMGKHLLNLKARTKGKLEDGKPIGGRGRLTETKI; encoded by the exons ATGGCTGGAAAAAAGCAGAGAAGCAGCTACAGGCCTAAACGAAAGGGTAAAGGATTTGGCGGATCGAAAAGAAAGGGGAAACTTGGTGAAAACACTCCGTTAGCAGCAGCAATAATCGATCGAGAAACACCGAGCACCTCTCATGAGGAACCAGACTTGTCAGACTCTGAATGTGCTCAACCACTCAGTTCATCAGCGAAGAAGGTGAAGCTCTATCATTCACCAGACGAATCTTCAAAATGTTTGGATGACGAATCAACTGAGCAATGCGAAGCAACTGGTTACAGACTAATTAACTTGGAAAGTCTGTCTTCAGTGCTCTCTGAGGCACATGAATGTGAAGAAG caAACATCATtcttcaagaaaatgaaagtggTCGGGCTGGCTTAAAGTCTGACCTAACTATTACTTCTAGTGCTTGTGATGAAAGCATTTCATTCCAGACATCAGCTAACATTACAAAAAGGGGAAAGTCCTTCGATGTAAACAAAAGAGCTGTTTATCACTCCCTGGAATCCGGAACAGGTTATGAAGGGCTTGCATCCTTTTGTGGAATCATGAACATGCCCTGTATGTCAACAAGTGCCTACCAAAAACAGGTAGACAGCATCCTAGAGGTTGTAGAAGATTACACAAAGGAAGAGCTCACACAGGCAGGTCAAAGGCTGCGAAACATCGTTCTTGATGAGAATCCAGACCTTGACAAGGACGACACTTTGGATGTAGCTGTAAGCTTTGATGGCACCTGGGCCAAGCGGGGTTTTACCTCCCTAACAGGGGTAGTCTTTGCTATTTCAGTAGACAGTGGTGAGGTTTTGGACTACACTGTTTTGTCTAAAGCTTGCCAAAAATGTTCCCTCAAACAGTCCCAGTGTGAAGGAGATGATGAACGATTTCAGGAATGGACAAGAGAACATTTGGCCTCTGGTGAGTGTGATATTAATTTCAATGGTAGTTCACCAGCCATGGAAGCTGAGGGAGCTTCTATTCTCTGGAGGAGATCAATTGAACTGCACAACATGCATTACAAATGGATAGTCTCAGATGGGGACAGCAAAGCATTCAACACTGTTGAAAATGTGTATGATGATTGCAAAGTGATCAAGTTGGATTGTGTTGGCCACGTACAAAAGAGAATGGGCAAACACCTTTTAAACTTGAAAGCAAGGACAAAAGGAAAGCTGGAGGATGGCAAACCCATAGGGGGGCGTGGCAGgctcactgaaacaaaaatttaa
- the LOC138060791 gene encoding nuclear ubiquitous casein and cyclin-dependent kinase substrate 1-like isoform X1: protein MSLGRRSDRVRKKVDYAKFCEEEDESTNNSDDDFQDDIGSVPVKKTKSTLKTNKKSKQEEAKSANKESGALKRKERLSRDEKLYQKELEAALKASIRESQQSPVDNESSSTGNDNDQDISDDDVEVSSKRKKARLLPSSDGEDNNKENTGTDSQTNLSRKSAGDDEEESTSSSDDIKPKQVKKKSNSGKPAALKQEQDEDDIDEMKPGEEDSDFEFSEELSNADSLSDDREDSDFGDAKGKTTLKGRGRGKSTGSPAKPTVKPRTSVTVTPLKMLRGKGKSRGRGSSANSSHSVSSSASNSPSVSATTNKPLQLQAKSNNPTLLPKTIPGMGLGGVNIKTSGPPIRLGLSRNVRVKPLHSHVSVQH, encoded by the exons ATGTCACTGGGGAGACGATCTGACAG AGTGCGCAAAAAAGTCGATTACGCGAAGTTttgtgaagaagaagatgagaGTACAAACAACAGCGACG ATGATTTTCAGGATGATATAGGTTCTGTTCCTGTCAAGAAGACTAAATCTACACTAAAAACcaataaaaaatcaaaacaagaagaAGCAAAAAGTGCAAACAAAGAATCAGGAGCACTGAAGAGAAAAGAGAG GTTATCTAGAGATGAAAAGCTTTACCAAAAGGAGTTGGAGGCAGCTTTAAAAGCATCTATCAGGGAATCTCAGCAATCACCTGTTGATAATGAAAGTAGCAGCACTGGGAATGATAATGATCAGGACATTTCAGATGATGATGTTGAGGTTTCATCAAAACGAAAGAAGGCTAGACTCCTTCCCTCTTCTGATGGGGAAGATAACAATAAAGAGAATACAGG CACTGATTCTCAAACCAACTTGTCAAGGAAGAGTGCAGGTGATGATGAAGAGGAGAGTACCAGTAGTAGTGATGACATCAAACCAAAACAGgttaaaaagaaatcaaattcaGGAAAGCCTGCTGCCCTGAAGCAAGAACAAGACGAAGATGACATTGATGAAATGAAACCTGGTGAAGAAG ATAGTGATTTTGAATTCAGTGAAGAGTTGAGTAATGCTGACAGCCTTAGTGATGATCGAGAGGACAGCGACTTTGGTGACGCTAAAGGCAAGACAACGTTGAAAGGGCGAGGTCGTGGCAAGTCTACGGGTTCACCAGCAAAACCAACGGTTAAACCACGGACAAGTGTTACAG TGACACCACTTAAGATGCTGAGAGGAAAGGGCAAAAGTAGAGGTCGAGGATCATCAGCCAACAGCAGTCATTCAGTCTCAAGTTCAGCGTCCAATTCACCTTCAG TTTCAGCCACTACAAATAAACCTTTACAGTTGCAAGCAAAGTCCAACAACCCTACATTACTCCCAAAAACTATTCCAGGAATGGGTCTCGGTGGTGTGAACATCAAGACGTCGGGACCTCCCATTCGCTTGGGTCTCTCTAGAAATGTTCGAGTCAAGCCGCTTCATTCACATGTCTCCGTCCAGCACTGA
- the LOC138060791 gene encoding nuclear ubiquitous casein and cyclin-dependent kinase substrate 1-like isoform X2 produces the protein MSLGRRSDRVRKKVDYAKFCEEEDESTNNSDDDFQDDIGSVPVKKTKSTLKTNKKSKQEEAKSANKESGALKRKERLSRDEKLYQKELEAALKASIRESQQSPVDNESSSTGNDNDQDISDDDVEVSSKRKKARLLPSSDGEDNNKENTGTDSQTNLSRKSAGDDEEESTSSSDDIKPKQVKKKSNSGKPAALKQEQDEDDIDEMKPGEEDSDFEFSEELSNADSLSDDREDSDFGDAKGKTTLKGRGRGKSTGSPAKPTVKPRTSVTVTPLKMLRGKGKSRGRGSSANSSHSVSSSASNSPSGFL, from the exons ATGTCACTGGGGAGACGATCTGACAG AGTGCGCAAAAAAGTCGATTACGCGAAGTTttgtgaagaagaagatgagaGTACAAACAACAGCGACG ATGATTTTCAGGATGATATAGGTTCTGTTCCTGTCAAGAAGACTAAATCTACACTAAAAACcaataaaaaatcaaaacaagaagaAGCAAAAAGTGCAAACAAAGAATCAGGAGCACTGAAGAGAAAAGAGAG GTTATCTAGAGATGAAAAGCTTTACCAAAAGGAGTTGGAGGCAGCTTTAAAAGCATCTATCAGGGAATCTCAGCAATCACCTGTTGATAATGAAAGTAGCAGCACTGGGAATGATAATGATCAGGACATTTCAGATGATGATGTTGAGGTTTCATCAAAACGAAAGAAGGCTAGACTCCTTCCCTCTTCTGATGGGGAAGATAACAATAAAGAGAATACAGG CACTGATTCTCAAACCAACTTGTCAAGGAAGAGTGCAGGTGATGATGAAGAGGAGAGTACCAGTAGTAGTGATGACATCAAACCAAAACAGgttaaaaagaaatcaaattcaGGAAAGCCTGCTGCCCTGAAGCAAGAACAAGACGAAGATGACATTGATGAAATGAAACCTGGTGAAGAAG ATAGTGATTTTGAATTCAGTGAAGAGTTGAGTAATGCTGACAGCCTTAGTGATGATCGAGAGGACAGCGACTTTGGTGACGCTAAAGGCAAGACAACGTTGAAAGGGCGAGGTCGTGGCAAGTCTACGGGTTCACCAGCAAAACCAACGGTTAAACCACGGACAAGTGTTACAG TGACACCACTTAAGATGCTGAGAGGAAAGGGCAAAAGTAGAGGTCGAGGATCATCAGCCAACAGCAGTCATTCAGTCTCAAGTTCAGCGTCCAATTCACCTTCAG GTTTCTTGTGA
- the LOC138058901 gene encoding apoptosis regulator BAX-like: protein MAPGGGSRRSSDDRDGNNEERPLLQRATSVDEVTGQAPAIVTNFLTECFRADGLTAPEELSENQKKVNKDVAHVIRDIGDRLSNDASLNLLISQVQVSKDTAFDTFLQVAAQIFSDGIVNWGRIVTLFYFGYKLALQVINEIPLIKMIVQWLVQFIKDRLAKWIFEQGGWEAVVDYCKKLRQKHDFQFCFVFGCICALGAILLWRGR, encoded by the exons ATGGCCCCTGGAGGTGGTTCTCGGAGATCTTCTGATGACAGAGATGGAAATAATGAGGAAAGACCATTGCTTCAACGTGCCACAAGTGTTGATGAAGTGACAGGCCAAGCGCCAGCTATTGTGACAAACTTCCTCACTGAATGCTTCCGAGCAGATGGTTTGACAGCACCGGAGGAACTTAGTGAAAACCAGAAGAAGGTCAATAAGGATGTTGCCCATGTTATACGAGATATTGGAGATCGTCTGTCAAACGATGCCTCACTGAATCTTCTGATTTCACAAGTACAGGTTTCAAAAGACACTGCCTTCGACACCTTTTTACAGGTGGCAGCGCAGATTTTTAGTGATGGCATTGTGAACTGGGGAAGGATAGTGACTCTGTTTTATTTTGGCTACAAGCTAGCTTTGCAAGTCATAAATGAAATACCTCTGATCAAGATGATTGTTCAGTGGTTGGTTCAGTTTATCAAGGACAGACTTGCAAAGTGGATCTTTGAGCAAGGAGGATGG gagGCTGTGGTTGATTATTGCAAGAAATTACGACAGAAGCATGATTTTCAGTTTTGCTTTGTGTTTGGATGTATTTGTGCTCTTGGGGCTATTTTACTCTGGCGCGGACGTTAG